A single Nostoc sp. PCC 7107 DNA region contains:
- a CDS encoding PP2C family protein-serine/threonine phosphatase, which yields MFQILVIDDDSTIQIFLKRLLEKQGYDVITASDGEEGIAKAIATHPALIICDWIMPVLNGLEVCNYIKTDPNLSTSFFILLTSLDSVADRVKGLDAGADDFITKPIEQNELKARVRAGLRLHQLSRDLQIQKQLLETELAQAAEYVRSLLPLPTTEPFKINSCFIPSRQLGGDCFDYYWLDDDYLAVYLLDTAGHGLKAALPSISVLNLLRSRALKSLNYYQPSDVLRGLNETFQMNYQNDKYFTIWYGVYHRVTQRLVYASAGHPPAVLVSGKKNTDIQLLRTPGMPVGMFPEAKYVDACCQIEKFSNLYIFSDGAYEITKADGTLWSLDGLIQILVSLQNTLDCPLEQVLNYLIALNSKEAFDDDLSILQIQFD from the coding sequence ATGTTCCAAATATTAGTAATTGACGATGACTCAACAATACAAATATTTCTGAAAAGACTGTTAGAAAAACAAGGGTATGACGTAATTACCGCTAGTGATGGGGAAGAAGGAATTGCGAAGGCGATCGCTACTCATCCGGCACTAATTATTTGTGACTGGATTATGCCTGTATTAAATGGGCTAGAAGTATGTAATTACATTAAAACAGATCCGAATTTATCTACCAGTTTTTTTATTTTATTAACATCTTTAGATTCTGTTGCCGATCGCGTTAAGGGTTTAGATGCGGGGGCTGATGATTTTATTACTAAACCTATTGAGCAGAATGAATTAAAAGCTAGGGTAAGAGCAGGACTACGGCTACATCAATTGAGTCGAGATTTACAAATTCAAAAGCAGCTTTTAGAAACAGAGTTAGCACAAGCGGCTGAATATGTGCGCTCACTTTTACCTTTACCAACCACAGAACCATTTAAGATTAATTCCTGCTTTATTCCTTCACGGCAACTTGGAGGTGATTGTTTTGATTATTATTGGTTAGATGATGATTATTTGGCAGTTTATTTATTAGATACAGCCGGACATGGACTCAAAGCTGCTCTTCCCTCTATTTCTGTTTTAAATTTACTGCGATCGCGGGCTTTAAAAAGTTTAAATTACTATCAACCGAGTGATGTACTGCGAGGATTAAATGAAACTTTTCAGATGAATTATCAAAATGATAAATACTTTACTATTTGGTATGGAGTTTATCATCGAGTTACCCAGCGGTTAGTTTACGCTAGTGCTGGTCATCCACCAGCCGTATTAGTATCCGGTAAAAAAAACACAGACATTCAGCTATTAAGAACTCCTGGGATGCCAGTTGGGATGTTTCCTGAAGCTAAATATGTTGATGCTTGTTGCCAAATTGAAAAATTTAGTAATCTCTATATTTTTAGTGATGGGGCTTACGAAATTACAAAAGCAGATGGAACTCTTTGGAGTTTAGATGGTTTAATTCAGATATTAGTCAGCTTACAAAATACGCTTGATTGCCCATTAGAACAAGTATTAAATTACCTGATTGCCTTAAAC
- a CDS encoding DUF1350 family protein: MDWKEIRGNWVLIPKNPIGIIHFLGGAFVATAPHLTYRWLLEQVASKGYVVIATPFVNTLDHIAIAQSVLLNFDRTLERLHDSAVLRKLYLPTYGIGHSMGCKLHLLIGSLYPVERAGNILISFNNYAAKDAIPLVEQLNSTLAIEFTPSPLETNKIVQEGYKIRRNLLIKFNNDNLDQSAALTKILQQRFPDMVTAQTLPGTHTTPLGQDIKWQTGASFTPFDALGQWFKQEVYRDLNQLKRAILLWMNPLSPP, encoded by the coding sequence ATGGACTGGAAAGAAATTAGAGGTAACTGGGTACTCATTCCCAAAAATCCTATAGGTATTATCCATTTTTTGGGAGGTGCATTTGTGGCGACTGCACCCCACCTAACTTACCGTTGGTTACTCGAACAGGTAGCCAGTAAAGGATATGTTGTCATTGCCACTCCCTTTGTGAATACTTTAGATCATATAGCGATCGCCCAATCTGTTTTATTAAACTTTGATCGCACTCTTGAACGCCTACATGACTCGGCTGTGTTGCGTAAGCTCTATCTTCCTACTTATGGTATTGGACACAGTATGGGTTGCAAACTCCATTTGCTCATCGGTAGCTTATACCCTGTAGAAAGAGCCGGAAATATCTTAATCTCCTTTAATAACTATGCTGCTAAGGATGCTATTCCCTTAGTTGAGCAATTAAATTCTACTTTAGCAATTGAGTTTACCCCCTCGCCCTTAGAAACCAATAAAATTGTCCAAGAAGGCTATAAAATCCGCCGGAATTTATTAATTAAATTCAATAATGATAACCTTGACCAATCGGCAGCTTTAACCAAAATATTACAGCAACGCTTTCCCGATATGGTAACAGCACAAACCTTACCCGGAACTCATACAACCCCTCTAGGACAAGATATCAAATGGCAAACAGGAGCTTCTTTTACTCCTTTTGATGCTTTGGGACAATGGTTTAAACAAGAGGTATACCGTGATTTGAACCAACTCAAGCGTGCTATCCTCTTATGGATGAATCCTTTATCACCACCGTAA